From the genome of Vicia villosa cultivar HV-30 ecotype Madison, WI linkage group LG2, Vvil1.0, whole genome shotgun sequence, one region includes:
- the LOC131647944 gene encoding peroxidase P7-like — MATFTKLCVTLSIISLLACCTNAQLINNFYATTCPSLQTTVRNTMTSAIRNESRIGASILRLFFHDCFVNGCDGSILLDDTATFTGEKNAAPNKNTVRGFEVIDAIKTSVEASCNATVSCADILALAARDGVFLLGGPSWIVPLGRRDARTASQSDANSQIPGPTSDLSTLTTMFQNKGLTLNDLTVLSGAHTIGQGECRFFRTRIYNETNIDPNFATLRKTTCPVSGGDTNLAPLDTLTPTTFDNNYYKDLVAKKGLFHSDQVLFNNGSQDSLVTRYSTNSATFFNDFAAAMIKLSRISPLTGTNGEIRKNCRLVN; from the exons ATGGCTACATTTACTAAATTATGTGTCACACTCTCTATTATTTCTCTTCTAGCTTGTTGCACCAATGCACAACTTATTAATAACTTCTATGCAACAACTTGCCCTAGCCTCCAAACTACTGTACGCAATACAATGACCAGTGCAATCAGAAATGAATCAAGAATTGGTGCTTCTATACTTCGCTTGTTCTTCCATGATTGCTTTGTAAAT ggaTGCGATGGATCaattttattagatgatactgcGACTTTTACTGGTGAGAAAAATGCAGCACCTAACAAAAATACAGTTAGGGGTTTCGAAGTGATTGATGCCATTAAAACCAGCGTTGAAGCTTCTTGTAATGCCACTGTTTCTTGTGCTGATATTCTAGCTCTTGCAGCAAGAGATGGAGTTTTTCTG ctTGGAGGACCCTCATGGATAGTACCACTTGGAAGAAGAGATGCTAGAACAGCAAGCCAAAGTGATGCTAACAGTCAAATCCCTGGACCGACATCTGACCTATCAACCCTCACTACAATGTTTCAAAACAAAGGTCTAACATTAAATGATCTTACTGTCCTTTCTGGTGCACACACCATAGGCCAAGGAGAGTGTAGATTTTTCAGAACTCGCATATAcaatgaaaccaacattgacccAAACTTTGCCACCTTAAGAAAAACAACTTGTCCAGTTTCTGGTGGTGACACCAATTTGGCACCTCTTGATACTCTCACTCCAACTACTTTTGACAACAATTACTATAAAGATCTTGTTGCTAAGAAAGGACTATTTCATTCTGATCAAGTTCTTTTCAATAATGGATCTCAAGATAGTTTGGTTACACGTTATAGTACTAATAGTGCTACTTTTTTCAATGACTTTGCTGCTGCTATGATAAAGTTGAGTAGAATCAGTCCTCTCACTGGGACTAATGGGGAGATCAGAAAGAATTGTAGACTTGTTAATTGA